The window TATAAGATGATGGTGATCTAGCTAGTTATCCCTTTAATTCAATTATCCCATTTGAATTCTCCAATTTAAAATTTGATCCTCTAAAGTATTACTTATGGCATATGTTTTTCGATCGAGCTACTGAAGAAGTCGTACATACCAAAACCCAATTAGGTCTTGTAACATGATTTGTTCTTTTCCATATTCATTATCCATGTATCTCAACATAACAGTTGACGACGACAACAAATTTAGTTCCAAATGCATGTATTTGGTGGGGCGACAACACCTAGATCATGCCCTCCCAATCTCCTCCACCCTCTTTCATCTCTTTCTCCCTTTAAAACTCTAATTTTCCGATAAAAATCATATCAAGAATACTGGTAGAGGTAGTGATGATGAGGATTGGGTTACAACCCGGTCTGAGCAAACCTAAAGGGAGGGAGAAGTGGCGATGAGGGTGGATCCTAAACCATGGCTCCCTCAATCATCATGAACCAAGGCTTCCTGAATCAGAGATGGCAATATCGACATTGTTGGGGCTACCGTAATCTTCATCTTGTAAACCGAAGTATCCTTCCGATAGGTGGTCATAGTCCGCCGCTATTTGTTGAACTTGTTTTATTTGAGACTGTTTATTAAGAAATGATGATTAAAATGGTGGTTTTTTTTGTTCATCAATGGAAGGAAGTGGGTGatgttttcttttttctttttggtgTTGTGTGTGTGAGTctcatatttattattaataaaactttaaattaaataaaaaaataaaaaatatattagaaGTAGAAGACGTTTTagtttttcaaattaaaaaaaaaatacaagcaAACGTGTTCTTTTGATAAGTTAGAAAATTTTTCCTAGGACCATTTTTATAGTTTTGTCAAAAATCTATTTAATCGTTGAGAACAAAGCATCTCTCGTTTATTCACAGGCGAAGGAACAGGACTAAAAAGGGATGAACGAAGAACAGCGATCTATTCTCCTTCAATCCTCTTCTCGTTTCCCGCCGCCAAAAGGTTTTGTTTTTCTATCAAAATCTTAATTCTCCAATGTCTAAAGCTAACATTCTTCGGTTTTCAATTCCGACTTTGAAGGAACTAAGCTCTCTTATGGCACCGCCGGATTCAGAGCCGACGCATCGATCCTCCAGTCAACAGTATTCAGAATCGGGATTCTGGCGGCATTGCGGTCTTTGAAGACTGGAGGAGCGGTGATCGGGTTGATGATCACTGCTTCACACAACAAAGTCTCTGATAATGGCATCAAAGTCGCTGACCCAAGCGGCGGAATGCTCACTCAAGATTGGGAGCCATTTGCTGATTCTATCGCTAACGCTCCAGATCCTGAAAGTCTCGTCAAGGTTAGAGTTAGAATCTTACACGCAATTGAGGGCAACATGTTTAGGTTAGAGTGTTAAAAAGGGTAAACGCCACCTTTACGGTCCCCACGAACTGGTTCCATGGCCACCATGGACACAGAGCAAGGAAGGAGATGCCTGGGCTTGATCCTTAGACCTCAATTATCGATTCTCACCTTCTCATTGGCAGGACAAACACACGAGGACTGATTAGGTTAGAGTGTTCTAGACGTTCTGGATAGGtttccatggtatatttgaattTGATACATGATTGTTTACATGCTTTCTACTAGATTGGCAATAACCATCGAAATAAAAGCCAGTAAGTTAAATTCATTATGTTTTACAGAAGAAGGCCCATGATTGATTTCACCAGTGAATTAAAACTGTTGATATGGTCCTTACTTTTGAGTAGTTagcctttcatttttttttggaaGGAATTAGTAGGGAACCATTCGTGTAAGGGATAAATTTATTTGTTCTTGcaacatcctactttcatttcttcttacTATGACATTGTAGTTCCAACATGctccttttttattttaaaatgtcTACCGAGTTGTAGCATTGTACTTAccattttttcttattaagataTCATTCTTTGAAACACAGTGAAAATTTCTTGAAACAGTTGATAACTGACTTTGCAAAGAAGGAAAACATACCACTTGATGGAGCAAAAGCAGCAGCAACAGTTTTATTGGGAAGAGACACCAGGCCCAGTGGTGAATCGCTTCTCGAAGCTGCAAACAAAGTAAGACACAGGCTCAAATTAAAGTTTGGGTCAAAATCCAGAAAATCAGGTTTAAGTTTAATGgtcaataataataatcatagcTTAATGAATCGGGAACTTTAGTCTAAACCTTTGTGCTTTTTTAATACTGATCTCTAAATTGGGTAACaagaaaaatggatttttttaaaaacagtcaaaaataaatttaatgattTAACCAAGGGAAATACATTATTAGTGTGTAAATCAATCACAAGATGAAACATGTGACATAATTCAATCCCTTCAGATTCTAATTCCTTCCTAAAACATTATTCTTGGATCCAAAGTAACATCCCATTAGTGTCATTACAAATACATAAgatttctttattcaaatacttgaAGAATAGCAATGATAAAGAAGAAAACATGTATTCTCTTGTGGTATCTTATGTTTGATTAATTTACAGGGAATTTGTTGTGTAGTGGGAGCTGTTGCAATTGATATGGGGATTGTAACAACTCCAGAATTGCATTGGATGGTTCGTGCCAGAAACAAGGGTCTGAAAGCAACCGAGCTTCATTATTTTGATCAACTTTCCACCTCTTTTAGGTTGCTTCTTACTTCTTATTGGCAATGACATATAGAAAAATTCAATATTCTATTTTTATTTGCTTCTATTAATCTTTGATTCTAGAATTAAATGTGCATATATGCAACAAAGTGGTTTTCTACACAAAATATGCTTTTCAATCACAACCAAAAGAAGCactatttaacattttattactAACTTGTATAACCCTTTTGATAAATCGCTGCATAATTTGTGTaggtaaaaaaataaaatattgttgCATAAATTGGTAAAAAGAGAGAAACATTGTTTGCATAAATTAATAAGATAAAACAAAGTTGCATAACTGGAAGGAACCATGGTTGCATAATTTGGTTTGGTAAAAATAAAACATTGTTGTTTAAATTGGAACAAAGAGTGAAACAttgttgcatatatatatatatatatatatatatatatatatatatatatatatatatatatatatatatatatatatagacacacacacacacacaacgtacctttatatatatattttttaaatctaTTAAATTATAGCAGTAAAAATTGTTTTGTATATTTTCAACTAACATTCCTataatttggtaaattttgaagcGCATGCTTTTATAGGAGGAAAAGAAAttggatgctataataaacaactAATAGAAATTTATTATTGTTTCTTGCATTTAATTTGATAGACAAATATAGTATAAGATATCTAATTATGAGAgtgtaaataaattatatattaatatcCTACTATCGACCAACATTTAGTGACTatggattctttttttttttttttttttgtcataaaGGCGTATTAGATACAAATGTAAAAATGTTGAAGGAGTTGAGAAATGTGGACACATTGAATAGTTAGATGACAGATTTCAACATAAACTCTAAATATTATATGGAAGGAAATGTGCATTTAACCCTTAATTTGATTACATTACATTAGATGCTTGATAGATTTGATACCCGAGAAGAGCAGAGATAATCATCATCCAATTGGGAAATTGGTTGTTGATTGCTCAAATGGAGTGGGTGGGGAGAAGCTTCAAGTTTTGAAAGAAAAGTTGAATGCTTTTTTGCATTTAGAGATTCGTAATTCAGGTAATTCAGGTATACTAAATGAAGGAGTTGGTGCTGATTATGTACAGAAAGAGAAAGTTGCTCCTCAAGGCTTTTTTGGTCATTCAGATGTTGGGATAAGGTGACTcatctttcttttcttaattgccAAATGACTGAAATACCCTTCCTAAAAGAGAAACTCTTCTGCACTTTCCTTTGTGCTTTTTCACATTCATTCCATTGGAATTGAATTTTGTTGCAATTCAGAAAATTCTACTGTTGAAGGAATTCAAATTTCCTTTCCTAAAAGTGATGAAACTCAATTCCAATCCTCCATCATTTGTGTAAATGATTGAATTACCCTTTCTAAAACCCAAAATTTTATATTGCTATTTCATGTAAAGTAATTTTTATATCTTGTAGAAAGTTCGTGCTTGTAAAAAAACAAGTTAGTCATATTTTATAGATGGTAAATTCGATTTATTTACTTCTTAATAAGTTGATTGTGATTATATTTTCTGTAAAGTAAATTTTATATCTTATAAGAACTCAGTATTTGCAAaagaaataaatattattaacgcTTTTTTTTTTAAAGTCTTAAATACGCTTTGGGTAATTATATCTAATTTGTTCCTGAATAGTCTTGGTTTATTGAATAATTATGTTTGACTCTATAATAGTTATAGAAAAGTTTCGTGAACAAGAAATTAATAAAAGAGGAATTCAAATATTTTTACAAATATTTATAATCTGTTTtcaaatatgtattttataaaaacaaacacAAGTTGTACAAAAGATCAATAAATGTCAGTTGTTGTTGAAAATTTAGATAAGttgattttgattatatattctgtaaaataaatcatatattttataaaactgtGTATTTGCAAATGAAATATATCTTATACCAAATTTTTGGTCATAAATAGGCTTTCATCATTTATATCAAATTTGATTTCAAATAGTGGTGTGTTATCGGGTAATTATGTCTAACTATTAGTATCTCTAAAAGATTTCCATGTAGAACAAATTAATAGGAAGGTTTTCAAATATTTTCATgaatatattaatttattttcaaataaaaaaaaaaaaaaactataattcaCAAAAAGTCAGTAAATCAGAATTTCATGATTTGTCATTATTTACATTCTAaattctttaaaaattttgtaaccgaaaacataataataataataataataataataataataataataataataataataataataatatacaacGGAACAAAATGAAATTCCATTCGATTTTCCGCATaactaatttaaatttaaaatcctCTCAATTCCAATCCTTTCGAGAACTTGAATGGTTGTAGTGAGTGTTTCAGGTGTGCAAGTCTAGATGGAGATGCGGATCGGTTTGTATACTTTACACTCACATCAAATGGAGACAACAAAATCAACCTAGTCGATGGAGACAAAATTTTATCCTTGTTTGCTTTATTTATCAAACAGCAATTAAGTATCCTCAATGAAGATGTTGGTGTTGGTGTTGTACAAACGGCTTATGCTAATGGTGCATCCACTAAATACCTAAACGACTTGGGACTAAAAGTCGTATTTACCCCCACGGGAGTGAAGTATTTACATGGAAAAGCGGAAGAATATGATATTGGTATCTATTTCGAAGCAAATGGTCATGGAACAGTTTTATTCTCGGATCATTTATTAAGTTGGTTAGATGGTATAAAAAATGAGCCTTGTTCAGGTACTTCCAATCCTTATCATCCAATGGAAAATAGCCCTAGAAACCTTGTGTGTAAGGACAAAAAATGCTGATTTTGCAACTAATTTGAtagatttgttttgttttgttttgttttttaaaaggTTTAGAGAAGCAGAATGCTGCCAAGAGGTTACTGGCAGTGGCTAATCTGATGAATCAGGCTGTTGGTGATGCCCTGAGTGGGTTGCTTTTAGTTGAAGCCATCTTACAACATATGGGATGGTCAGTTGATAAATGGAATGAACTTTATCATGATCTGCCAAGCAGACAACTTAAGGTCGCTcacttcaactttttttttttttttttttttttttttttttttttttttaatgataaaCACGAGAAGATGAGAGTCGTGGCAATTTTTGTCCCATTTAAGTCCTAGtacaaaagtataacaaaaaaagaaaaaagaaatcttTAGATGTCCTGATAGAAGCCACCTGGCACATGTGTGCTTCATGTCTTTGTTTAACGATGAGTTGCAAATGGCGGCAGGTAAAAGTTGCAGATAGAAGTGCTGTGGTAACCACTAATGCAGAAACCAGTGTTGAGAAGCCACCTGGCCTTCAAGAAGCTATCACTGCATTAACCGGTAACTTTTATACAAATATTCTCGCATACTTgccctaataataataatattaagaatTAAATTGTTGTGTGCAGCTAAATACCCACAAGGTAGATGTTTTGTACGGCCATCAGGAACAGAAGATGTTGTGAGAGTTTATGCAGAAGCGAAAACACAGGAGGAGGCAGACGAGCTTGCTGATTCTGTAGCAAAAATTGTTCAACAGTTTCTTGGGTGAAGAAGAAGCTCTCACTTCATAGCCTAACAAGTTTCTTTTATGTCTTTTTGCACCCAATCATGACAGGACAAGACATAACAGAACAAGAACATGATAGCCATTGGTTTATATCGGACAAGAATACAGTATGTGTGAATGGGATTAAAAAAGAAtacaattttttgtttttgtaacaATCTTAAAGTCAAACCTTTTTTTGTGTCAACTTGGAATTTACATGGACGATTTTATGAATTTGACCGTTtccaaaataataacttttatggTTATTTGCATGTGATCTAACATTACTAAATTACATCTTATAGCTATCGTAAACATCCTTTTTCTTACAAACAAAACATCGGATGTAAAGGAACTGTCGAATaataatttgtatggttatttgcATGTGATCTAACATTACTAAATTACATCTTATAGCTATCGTAAACATCCTTTTTCTTACAAACAAAACATCGGATGTAAAAGGAACATTACGGTTTATAAGAATTGTCTCTTAGAAAAAAAGATATGGGGGTGTTTTATAAACCCTTCCACTTCTTGTATATGAAATTGAGTGTTGGATTGTGGCTTCAACGTATCACTTttgagaagaaaagaaagaaatggGGGCATCTATGGAAaatttcatatgaaaaagaaacgCAAGGGGTCATTTGATAGTTGATGGCTAGGTTAGAAGCTGATCGAGTATGATGTTTGACTATTTCTCTGAATGACCGTGTTGGATGATGAAAAATAACCATATTACCCTTATGTTGTCTTTTGTGCCggataaaataattataaaaatacaaTCTGTCACATAAAATACAAATTAAACATAGATAATTCAAAATCCAAATACAATTTGTCATATA of the Lactuca sativa cultivar Salinas chromosome 6, Lsat_Salinas_v11, whole genome shotgun sequence genome contains:
- the LOC111893360 gene encoding phosphoacetylglucosamine mutase isoform X2; protein product: MNEEQRSILLQSSSRFPPPKGTKLSYGTAGFRADASILQSTVFRIGILAALRSLKTGGAVIGLMITASHNKVSDNGIKVADPSGGMLTQDWEPFADSIANAPDPESLVKLITDFAKKENIPLDGAKAAATVLLGRDTRPSGESLLEAANKGICCVVGAVAIDMGIVTTPELHWMVRARNKGLKATELHYFDQLSTSFRCLIDLIPEKSRDNHHPIGKLVVDCSNGVGGEKLQVLKEKLNAFLHLEIRNSGNSGILNEGVGADYVQKEKVAPQGFFGHSDVGIRCASLDGDADRFVYFTLTSNGDNKINLVDGDKILSLFALFIKQQLSILNEDVGVGVVQTAYANGASTKYLNDLGLKVVFTPTGVKYLHGKAEEYDIGIYFEANGHGTVLFSDHLLSWLDGIKNEPCSGLEKQNAAKRLLAVANLMNQAVGDALSGLLLVEAILQHMGWSVDKWNELYHDLPSRQLKVKVADRSAVVTTNAETSVEKPPGLQEAITALTAKYPQGRCFVRPSGTEDVVRVYAEAKTQEEADELADSVAKIVQQFLG
- the LOC111893360 gene encoding phosphoacetylglucosamine mutase isoform X1 gives rise to the protein MNEEQRSILLQSSSRFPPPKGTKLSYGTAGFRADASILQSTVFRIGILAALRSLKTGGAVIGLMITASHNKVSDNGIKVADPSGGMLTQDWEPFADSIANAPDPESLVKLITDFAKKENIPLDGAKAAATVLLGRDTRPSGESLLEAANKGICCVVGAVAIDMGIVTTPELHWMVRARNKGLKATELHYFDQLSTSFRCLIDLIPEKSRDNHHPIGKLVVDCSNGVGGEKLQVLKEKLNAFLHLEIRNSGNSGILNEGVGADYVQKEKVAPQGFFGHSDVGISECFRCASLDGDADRFVYFTLTSNGDNKINLVDGDKILSLFALFIKQQLSILNEDVGVGVVQTAYANGASTKYLNDLGLKVVFTPTGVKYLHGKAEEYDIGIYFEANGHGTVLFSDHLLSWLDGIKNEPCSGLEKQNAAKRLLAVANLMNQAVGDALSGLLLVEAILQHMGWSVDKWNELYHDLPSRQLKVKVADRSAVVTTNAETSVEKPPGLQEAITALTAKYPQGRCFVRPSGTEDVVRVYAEAKTQEEADELADSVAKIVQQFLG
- the LOC111893360 gene encoding phosphoacetylglucosamine mutase isoform X3; its protein translation is MASKSLTQAAECSLKIGSHLLILSLTLQILKVSSSENFLKQLITDFAKKENIPLDGAKAAATVLLGRDTRPSGESLLEAANKGICCVVGAVAIDMGIVTTPELHWMVRARNKGLKATELHYFDQLSTSFRCLIDLIPEKSRDNHHPIGKLVVDCSNGVGGEKLQVLKEKLNAFLHLEIRNSGNSGILNEGVGADYVQKEKVAPQGFFGHSDVGISECFRCASLDGDADRFVYFTLTSNGDNKINLVDGDKILSLFALFIKQQLSILNEDVGVGVVQTAYANGASTKYLNDLGLKVVFTPTGVKYLHGKAEEYDIGIYFEANGHGTVLFSDHLLSWLDGIKNEPCSGLEKQNAAKRLLAVANLMNQAVGDALSGLLLVEAILQHMGWSVDKWNELYHDLPSRQLKVKVADRSAVVTTNAETSVEKPPGLQEAITALTAKYPQGRCFVRPSGTEDVVRVYAEAKTQEEADELADSVAKIVQQFLG